In Electrophorus electricus isolate fEleEle1 chromosome 1, fEleEle1.pri, whole genome shotgun sequence, a single window of DNA contains:
- the si:ch73-71c20.5 gene encoding DUF4748 domain-containing protein: MAAPCRTLARTAMDGMYRLSASQLRLRAPLVPNVRCLGSQQCALRCRALHSTRYPLHSCTEAEPQKTAKEEEAYRPEYIPKRKAKNPMMIIGYSWMVGLPAGIIMFILAKRQVDKNRLKQLKIRRKMKRANESQYESQRYNITPGTD, from the exons ATGGCTGCGCCGTGTAGGACGCTCGCGCGGACAGCTATGGATG GTATGTATCGCCTCTCAGCCAGCCAGCTCCGTTTAAGGGCCCCTCTGGTTCCGAATGTCCGCTGTCTCGGGTCCCAGCAGTGTGCGCTCCGCTGCCGGGCCCTTCACAGTACCCGTTACCCGCTCCACAGCTGCACCGAGGCAGAACCTCAGAAAACTGCAAAGGAGGAGGAGGCTTACAGGCCAGAGTATATTCCCAAGAGGAAGGCAAAAAACCCAATGATGATTATAGGTTATTCATG GATGGTCGGACTTCCCGCTGGCATAATCATGTTCATTCTGGCTAAAAGGCAGGTAGACAAGAATCGGCTGAAACAGCTAAAAATCCGACGGAAGATGAAGAGGGCCAACGAGAGCCAATACGAAAGTCAGCGTTATAATATAACGCCTGGGACCGATTAA